One segment of Cherax quadricarinatus isolate ZL_2023a chromosome 90, ASM3850222v1, whole genome shotgun sequence DNA contains the following:
- the LOC138855335 gene encoding frizzled-4-like: MCTPQVPTPIGPCRDLCETVKNRCSPVMAELGYPWPHFLNCSRFPPENNVEHMCMEGPEEKMPPHSPPTTSPRPQLPRRCSHYAHAHKYRYINATGTCAPLCQANISFNTSDKSFAVVWMTIWAVVCFAVTLFTVLSFLLEAAAFRYPERAAVHLALCYNLVALGYLVRLVAGPGRVTCHTDPGLGMVAVTEGALHTTCALVFLLLYYFTTAASVW; this comes from the coding sequence ATGTGCACGCCCCAGGTACCCACGCCCATCGGACCTTGCAGGGACCTGTGCGAGACTGTTAAGAACCGGTGTTCCCCAGTAATGGCCGAACTGGGGTACCCGTGGCCACACTTCCTTAACTGCTCCAGGTTCCCGCCGGAGAACAACGTAGAGCACATGTGTATGGAGGGCCCTGAGGAGAAGATGCCGCCCCATTCCCCGCCCACCACTTCCCCACGCCCACAGCTGCCTCGCAGGTGTAGTCACTACGCTCACGCCCACAAGTACCGCTACATCAATGCCACGGGCACGTGTGCACCACTATGTCAGGCCAACATTTCCTTCAACACCAGCGACAAGTCTTTCGCGGTGGTGTGGATGACCATATGGGCGGTGGTATGCTTCGCCGTCACCCTCTTCAccgtgctctccttcctgctggaGGCGGCAGCCTTCAGGTATCCTGAGCGTGCGGCGGTGCACCTTGCTCTCTGCTACAACCTGGTAGCCCTGGGCTACCTGGTGCGGCTAGTGGCGGGTCCTGGCAGGGTGACGTGCCACACTGACCCTGGGCTGGGTATGGTAGCAGTGACTGAGGGTGCCCTACACACCACCTGTGCCCTGGTATTCCTTCTCCTCTACTACTTTACCACCGCCGCCTCCGTCTGGTGA